In Kwoniella shivajii chromosome 9, complete sequence, one genomic interval encodes:
- a CDS encoding V-type ATPase, A subunit — MDRAKRDLPKVRDEERERMFGSVYSVSGPVVVGENMRGCAMYELVRVGHDELVGEVIRIEADRATIQVYEETSGVTVGDPVLRTGKPLSVELGPGLMTNIYDGIQRPLKSIQEKSQSIYIPRGINTESLSREIKWDFNPASFRVGDHLSGGDIFGSVYENSLVDNHKIMLPPRAMGTVTRIAEKGSYTVEDVVLETEFQGKTTQHTMMQLWPVRAPRPVAQKETASYPLFTGQRVLDALFPCVQGGTTAIPGAFGCGKTVISQALSKFSNSDIIIYVGCGERGNEMAEFPELTLERNGREEPIMKRTALVANTSNMPVAAREASIYTGITLSEYFRDQGNNVAMMADSTSRWAEALREISGRLAEMPADSGYPAYLGAKLASFYERAGKVTCLGNPVRQGTVSIVGAVSPPGGDFSDPVTSATLGIVQVFWGLSKALAQRKHFPSVDWNVSYSKYLKVLDPHYEKSNPGFIDLRSRAKEILQKEQDLAEIVQLVGKSALGESDKITLEVARMLKVSRDLSSTADLAQDDFLQQNGISEYDRYCPFYKTSGMLKNFVAFYDQSQRAVETSDMTFAKVRDSAADVIFKLSQMKFESPNTQSEQDIQGKFDQLYNEIGETFRRMQE, encoded by the exons ATGGATAGAGCTAAGAGGGATCTCCCAAAG GTCCGAGAcgaagagagggagaggatGTTCGGCTCGGTATACTC TGTATCCGGTCCAGTCGTTGTCGGCGAAAACATGAGAGGATGTGCGATGTACGAATTAGTCCGAGTAGGTCACGATGAGTTGGTAGGAG AGGTTATCCGAATCGAAGCGGATCGTGCTACCATCCAAGTCTACGAAGAAACTTCAGGTGTGACTGTTGGTGATCCCGTGTTGAGAACTGGCAAGCCATTGAGTGTGGAGCTAGGACCTG GACTTATGACGAATATCTACGA CGGTATCCAACGTCCACTCAAATCTATTCAAGAGAAATCTCAAAGTATTTACATTCCTC GTGGTATCAACACCGAATCGCTTAGCAGGGAGATCAAGTGGGACTTCAATCCTGCTTCCTTCCGCGTTGGCGACCACTTGTCAGGTGGTGATATCTTCGGTAGCGTTTACGAAAATTCGCTCGTTGACAATCATAAAATTATGCTTCCTCCTCGAGCTATGGGTACAGTCACTCGTATTGCTGAGAAGGGCAGCTACACTGTCGAA GACGTTGTGCTTGAAACCGAGTTCCAAGGCAAAACCACTCAGCATACGATGATGCAACTCTGGCCTGTCCGAGCTCCTAGACCCGTCGCTCAAAAAGAAACCGCCTCATACCCTCTATTCACCGGTCAGCGAGTTTTAGACGCCTTGTTCCCTTGTGTTCAAGGTGGAACTACTGCCATTCCTGGTGCTTTCGGATG TGGAAAAACTGTCATT AGTCAAGCTTTATCGAAATTTTCCAACTCGGATATCATCATTTATGTCGGTTGTGGTGAGCGAGGTAATG AAATGGCTGAA TTCCCCGAACTCACTCTCGAACGAAACGGCCGAGAAGAGCCTATCATGAAGCGTACTGCCCTCGTTGCCAACACTTCCAACATGCCTGTCGCTGCTCGAGAAGCCTCAATTTACACCGGTATCACCCTTTCCGAGTATTTCCGAGACCAAGGTAATAATGTCGCCATGATGGCCGACTCTACTTCCCGATGGGCCGAAGCTTTGCGAGAGATATCTGGTCGTCTGGCTGAAATGCCAGCGGATTCTGGTTACCCCGCCTATCTCGGGGCCAAACTTGCCAGCTTCTACGAACGGGCTGGTAAGGTTACTTGTCTAGGTAACCCTGTCAGACAAGGTACCGTTTCCATTGTTGGAGCCGTATCTCCACCTGGTGGCGATTTCTCTGATCCTGTCACCAGTGCTACTCTTGGTATCGTACAGGTGTTCTGGGGTCTTTCCAAAGCTCTGGCACAACGTAAACACTTCCCTTCCGTTGACTGGAACGTGTCTTACTCCAAATATCTCAAAGTGCTTGACCCCCACTACGAGAAGAGCAACCCTGGTTTCATCGACCTTCGGTCAAGGGCAAAAGAGATCCTCCAGAAGGAGCAAGACTTGGCTGAGATTGTACAACTCGTTGGAAAGAGTGCTTTGGGGGAGAGTGATAAGATTACTCTGGAAGTAGCTCGAAtgctcaaggtgagtcgaGATTTATCGAGCACAGCTGATTTGGCCCAGGACGATTTCTTGCAACAGAACGGTATCTCCGAGTATGACCGATACTGTCCGTTCTATAAAACTTCAGGCATGTTGAAGAACTTTGTAGCGTTCTACGACCAATCACAGAGAGCCGTTGAGACCAGTGACATGACTTTTGCCAAG GTCCGAGATTCCGCTGCCGATGTCATATTCAAGCTGTCCCAAATGAAATTCGAGTCTCCCAATACTCAAAGCGAGCAAGATATCCAAGGCAAATTCGATCAGCTATACAACGAGATCGGAGAGACTTTCAGGAGAATGCAAGAGTAA